In Thermodesulfobacteriota bacterium, the genomic stretch CCCGCTCATTAACGAAAGCTATCTCGACATAAAGGACGTACTCAAGTCGATCGACAGGCCGGGCATATCCTCTTTCGAGCTTGTTTTGAGCGAGCGTGACTCGAAAACCGTAGCCATTTTCAACGCGCATGAGGCCAGGCCCCTTTCATGGGCAGGGGCCCTTGCCGGGGCAAGGCATCTTAAGGGGTTCGAGGTCAGGGCTTCGGCGGACAGGAGCAGGAAGGGGAAGAGGGTCGCGATCGAGGGCGATATCACGGTTTCCTATTCGGCTAACGGGGTCGATTTTTCCGCCCCTGCCGGGATCTTCTCTCAGGTCAACAGGCTCCAGAACAGGAACCTTGCAGCCAAGGCCATAGAGTTTGCGGCGCTTTCCGGGAAGGAGACGGTCATAGACCTCTTCTCAGGGGCGGGGAACCTGACATTGCCGCTTGCGCGGAAGGCAAAAGAGGCCATAGGGGTCGAGGCGGACCGGGAGGCCGCAAGGCAAGGGATTGGCAACGCCGCCAGAAACTCGATAGAAAACGCGCGGTTCCATGCCGAGGACTCTGTCTTCTGGCTTAAACGCAACCTGAATATCCTTGAAGGTGAAGGGAACTCTGTGTTAGTATTGGACCCACCGAGAGGCGGAGAACCGAATATCGCGCGGTCCCTTTCAGGGGCAAGGCCCGGGAGCATCGTTTATATCTCATGCAGCCCGCCGACCCTCGCAAGGGATCTATCCTTTCTGGCGGGGCTCGGATACAGGGTATCCAGGGCCGTCCTGATCGACATGTTCCCCCGGACATACCATATCGAGAGCGTCACGGGCTTGAGGCTGGCTGAATAACGTTTTTCTTTTCAAGATTACGGAGAGGACAATGCACGAGCTTCCCATAATAAAACAGCTCCAGGAGGAGCTTCAGAAGGTCGAGAAAGAGCTCAGGGTCGACGTGCCCAAGGAGCTCCAGAAGGCGGCAGCGCACGGCGACCTCCGCGAGAACGCCGAGTACGAGGCCGCCAAGCACAGGCAGTCTTTCCTGCAGGCCCGCGCCGCGCACCTCTCCGCCAGGATAAACACGCTGAGCTCGCTTAAGCTCGACGACATACCCAAGGGCTCCGCGGGTTTCGGCTCGAGGATACATCTCGAGGACCTCTCCAGCGGAGAGGAATCCATCTTCGAGCTCGTCACCCCCGAGGAGGTGGACCCCAGGAACGGGAAGATATCCGTGAGCTCCCCAATCGGGAGGGCCCTTCTGAACAAGAAAACAGGGGACGAGGTGGTGGTGGACCTGCCTACCGGCAGGAAGGAATACGAAGTGACCGAGCTGTATACTCTCCACGACCTCCTTTTCAGGAAGCCGGACAGGTAGGCGGCGCTGCTCGCGCCGGTTATTTCGCCAAACGAGATCCTGGCCGTATAATCCCGTTCAAAACACATGAAAGGAGCGTCTATGATGGTCTCTGCAGGGAAGTTTTTGATTTCCGCGGTCGTCGCGCTCGGGTTGGGCTTCACGCCTGCCTGCCTCATGGCGGCGGACAAGCACGGCCCGCACTGGGCTTACGAGGGGGAGCATGGTCCCGAGCACTGGGGGCATGTCTCAAAGGAGTTCAAGGCCTGCTCCGATGGGAAGGCTCAGTCGCCGATAGACCTCTCGAACGCAGCGCCCGAGGCGCTTTCTGGAATAGAGTTCAAGTACGGCCCCTCAAGGCTCAATATCGTGAATAACGGGCACACCGTGCAGGTGAATTACGACGGGGGCAGCTCGATAACGGTGGACGGCTCCGAATACAAACTGGTGCAGTTCCATTTCCACACGCCGAGCGAGCACACGGTAGACGGGAAATCCTACGGGAACGAGATGCACCTCGTGCACAAGAACGACAAGGGCCAGCTCGCGGTCGTGGGCGTCCTTATAGAGGAAGGCGAGGAGAACGCCGCATACGGCGCGATTTGGTCGAACCTCCCGGCAAAGGCAGGAGAGGAGAGGTCGGTCGAGGTGGACATAAACGCAGGCGAGTTCATCCCTTCGGAGAGCGCCTATTTCACCTACGCCGGTTCGCTTACCACACCTCCGTGCAGCGAGAGCGTCAAGTGGATAGTGCTAAAGAGCCCCGTACAGATGTCCGCCGCCCAGATAAAAGGGATACGGGATATAATGAACAAGAACAACAGGCCGGTGCAGCCCTTGAACGAGAGGGCCCTTAAGGTCAGCCAGTAAAGGCTTTAGGAACCGGTTCAAATCTGCCTGACCCTGCCGCCCCCTGCGGCAGGGTTTCTTATTTTCCGCCTTTATAAGCGGCGTTGCGATGCGGTAGAATATGGGCTTATAGACAGGTTTTGAGGAGGGGTTTTAATGGACAAGTCTTTTATCTTCGCCATTCTGGCGGCCCTTGTGTGGGGCCTTGCGCCGGCATTCGAGAAGGTGGGCCTCAAGGGGCCCATAGACCCGTTCCTGGGCGTATTCATAAGGACGATACCCATAGCGGCCATAGCCGTCGCAGGCGTCTTTTTCATGGGGAGGATGGGCGAGGTCGCGAATGTCGACTTGAGGAGCGCCCTTTTCCTGGCAGCGGGCGGAGTGCTTGCGGGCCTTCTCGGCCAGTTCGCATTCTACTCCGCCTTGAAGGCCGGCGAGGCGTCGGTCGTGGTGCCGGTTGCCGCCACGTATCCCCTCGTGGCCCTCTTCGTCTCGGTACTTTTCCTGGGCGAGGCGTTCACCTTGCAGAAGCTCGCGGGCATAGCCCTCGTAGTCGGGGGAGTGGTGCTCCTCAAGTAGCGTCACTTTTCGAGGCCGGTCTTGAACTCGAGCATCTTCATTATGTCCCGCCTCGATATGATTCCCACGAGCTCGCCTTTCTTCAGGACCGGGAAGCGCCCGATGTGGTTATTGCCCATCATCCTGGTGAGGGCGTCCAGGGCGTTGTCGTCGGGGCTGAGCGAGTCCTCGGGGCCGAGCCGCTCCATTACCTCGCCGACCCTTGTCCCGCTCCATCTTTCCTTTTCGACCGACCGGACGTTGTTGAGTGTCAGGAGCCCCGATATATGGCCGTTGGAGGTCACCGGGTAGCTCGCGTGGTGGTGCTTGAAGAAATAGTTCTCCACCGCGTCCGAGACGGTCTTTTCCTCGCTCACGGTAATCACGGGCGAGGACATGAGGTCCCTGACCTTAAGCCCCTCGAGCGCCCTCTTGATGACTACCTGTTGGTAGCCGCTTTCCGCGGCCTGCCTTACGAAGACGCCGATGAGCACGAACCAGAGCCCTCCGATGAAGTTACCCACGAATATCTGCATGAAGCCCGCGACTATGAGGAAGAGGGCGAACCCCTTGCCGATGTCGCTCGCCACCCTCGTGGCCCTGTTGACGTCTCCGGTCTTGAGCCACCAGAGGGCCCTGAAGACCCTGCCGCCGTCGAGCGGGAAGCCGGGTATCATGTTGAAGACCAGGAGCACGAGGTTGATGAGGGCGAGATAGGCCAGTATGGAATTGAGGACCGGGTAGGCTTCGCCGCTCACGACCCGGGCGCTTATCCAGAAGAGCGCCGCGAGCACAAGGCTTGCAGCCGGGCCTGCTATGGCGATCTTCAGCTCGGTCCTGGCGTCCTCCGGCTCCTTTGTGAGCTGCGCGACCCCGCCGAATATGAAAAGGGTAATCTCCCTTATGTCCAGGCCAAGCCTGTTGGCAGTGTAGGAATGCGAAATCTCGTGTATAAGGACGCATACGAAAAGCAGCAGGGCCGAGACAATGCCCATTACAACGTAAGTGCCGGGGCCCAGGCCGGGCAGCGTGAAAGGGAAGTAGCCGTAGGCGAGGGACCAGGCGAAGATGGCGAATATTATGAACCAGGTATAGTCTATCGAAACCTGGATACCGAGCACCTTGAGGAGCTTTATTCCCCTGCCGTTCATTTCATTGCCCCCGGTTTCATTGCGTTACCGCCCGGCTTTATTAGAGTCTATCAGACGGGCAGTGGCGCCGCAAGACGAGGCTTCCTTTGAGCCGGCGCATTGTTTTGCGGTAGAATGCGGTAGAATAGGTTATACAACGCGCCTGACCGCAGCTCTGAAATAGCCGGTCCGGGCCGAGGGTTTATCGGATGAGCGCTATAGTCGAGGTAAAAGGGCTAACAAAGGTATTCAACAGGCGGAAGAAGGCCGTGGACGGCATCTCCTTCGAGATGCGCGAGGGCGAGATACTCGGACTTATCGGCCCGAACGGCGCCGGGAAGACCACCACCCTTCAGATGCTCCTCGGCCTCACTACACCCACCTCCGGCGAGATACGGATATTCGGCCTCGACATAAACACCCGGAGAGAGGAGATACTCCGGCAGGTCAACTTCTCGTCCTCCTACATATCCCTGCCGTATTCTCTCACGGTCGAGGAAAACCTGACGGTCTTCTCCCGACTCTACGGCGTGAGCGACAGGAAGGAGAGGATACGGGAGCTATTAACCGTCTTCGAGATAATCGAAATAAAGGACATGCCGACCCGCAGGCTCTCTTCCGGCCAGATAACGAGGGTGTGCCTCTGCAAGGCGCTCCTCAACAGGCCCAGGGTGCTATTCCTTGACGAGCCCACCGCGAGCCTCGACCCCGACATGGCCGACAAGACGAGGAGCCTCCTCAAGAAGATCAAGAAAGAGGAGGGGCTCTCGATACTCTATACATCCCACAACATGAAGGAGATGGAAGAGATGTGCGACAGGGTCATATTCATGGACAAGGGGAGGATAATCGCCGTCGGAGACCCGGAGAGCATACTCCGGGAGTTCGGGGGCAGGACCCTTGAGGAGGTGTTCATAAAGATAGCGAGGCCGGGGAAGTGAGCCGCAGGCGACAGAGGATACTGGCCTACACCATGCGCCATCTTTATCTCTACAAGAGGAGCCTCCCGAGGCTCATGGAGATACTCTACTGGCCGGTACTGGACCTCCTCGTGTGGGGTTTCGTGACAGTATATCTATCGCGGCAGGAGGGGTCGGTGCCGGGGTTCGTCACCTTCTTCATAGGCGCGCTGATACTATGGGACCTCCTCTTCAGGAGCCAGCAGGGCATATCCGTGTCGTTTCTCGAGGACGTATGGTCGAGGAACCTCCTCAACATATTCGTAAGCCCGCTGAGCGCGACGGAATACATACTGTCGCTCCTTTTCCTCAGCACCATAAAGCTCGTCCTTACCGCGACGGTAATGGTAACGCTAGCATGGCTCCTCTATGCCTTCAATATATTCGCTCTGGGGCTTACGCTCGTGCCGCTCGTCCTTAACCTGATCGTGATGGGATGGGCCGTGGGCATACTGACGACCTCCCTTATACTCAGGTTCGGGCAAGAGGCCGAGGTGCTCGCCTGGGGTGTCGCGCTCCTCTTCCAGCCGGTATCGGCCGTTTTTTATCCGGTCGAGGTCCTGCCGTGGTTCCTCCGCGCCGTGGCCAACTACATACCCGCGGCGCACGTCTTCGAGGGCATGCGGTTCGTCCTCAACACGGGCCAGTTCCCGGCCAGGGAGGTGGCGGCCGCAGCCGCGCTGAACATCGTCTACATCGCGCTTTCAGTCCTTTTCTTCTACTGGAACTTCAGTGTTGTGAGGAGGAAGGGGCTTCTTGCGAAGGTCGGCGAATAAACGTGCGCTAAGGCTTGAACCACGGGTTAGTTGCGGAAAAAGCCCGAAAGTGTCATTCTGAGGAGCCGAACGGCGACAATTCTTGCAGGACGGCAAAAATTGAATGCGAGCCTCCTGGCGAGGCAGCCCGATAGGTCAAGCTCCGGGACGGGGCGAGAAAGAATCGATTAACCTTGTGCAAAAAAACCTTTTAGCGCGCTGCCGCGCTTTCGGGCATTAAGGCTCCGCGCACTTTACGCATCCATCCTCCGGGCTCGGCCCCTTTTGGCCCCTCGCTCCTGCTGCCCCGCCTTATATGCCCCCGGGGTTGTTTTGAAAGGCAAGACAAAACAGAGCGGGGTGCGCTCCACGCACCTTTGTTTTGCATTCAACAAATCCCGGAGGGTAAGGCGTGCGTAGAAATAAGGGAGAGGAACGTGAACGGGCCTGCCTAGATTCTTCTCGTCGCTTCACTCAGGGCTTCGGCTCACACGCTCAGAATGACAGCTAAGACACTCTTTCAGCACCCTTAAAAGGCCGTCCCGGCAGGCCGCGTTTTCTTCGAGACCAGCCGGAACGGCCCGGGAAGGGGCTATGCCGCCTTCCCTTTGTATGCCTGCCCCTCGATGCAGTACCCTGCTTCCTTCCACTCCTTTATCCCGCCCTCGTACCTCCAGATGTCGCTGAAGCCGAGGGAGTCGAGCTTGTCGGCGGCTATGGCGCTCGCGACGCACCGCGGGCCGGAACAGTAGAGGACCACGGTGTCGTCCTTGTTCAGGATATTGAGCGCGTCCCTGCCTATCGTCGGGGCTGGGATGTTTATGGAGCCGCATATGTGCTCGTATTCGAAGTCCTCCGGGTCGAGCACATTTACGAGGACGAAGCTCTCGCCGCTGTCCATCATCTCCTTGAGCTCTTCCCTTGTCAGGTCCCTTACCATGGACGGTTACCTCCTGCGCGCCGTTTGAAACCCTTCGATTGCCCGGAAGGGAATGCAGCGCAAGACAAGCCTCCCGGAGCGGAAATTCAGTTCAGCAGGGTGTTGAAGAACATCCCGCTAATTGACTATAGCCGCTTCCGGAGGGTATTTCAACGCAGGCCATGTATTTGGGGGCTATTCCGTAAGCGAGAGGAGGGTCCGGCTGTATACGTCGTAGTCGGAATCGGAAAAGAGGACGAAACGGACGAGGTCCGGCCTGTTCTTGTTATCCATTGTGAAATCCAGCACAGTTGAAAGGGCGGTCTTTGAGGCAGCTTCCACGGGGTATCCGTATGCGCCGGTGCTTATGGAGGGGAACGCTACGGACTTGAGGCCATTTTGAACGGCGAGCTTCAGGCTTTCCCGGTAGGCGCTCTCAAGGAGCATGGGCTCGTTATGGAGGCCGTCCTTGTATATCGGGCCGACGGCGTGTATCACGAATTTTGCTCGGAGTTTTCCGCCCGTGGTGATGACGGCGCTCCCGGTCGGGCAGCCGCCTATCTTCCTGCACTCTTCCATTATGGCGGGGCCGCCAGCC encodes the following:
- a CDS encoding class I SAM-dependent RNA methyltransferase translates to MAEVVEITSLAYGGKGVGRIGGKVVFVPCSAPGDVVEVELVSEKKGYSEGEILRIERPSPLRVKPLCPVYGECGGCSLQHMSYAAELEWKQRILEETLRRVGKLEVKSLYGDGLPAGPHAVRFEEPIASPREFNYRSRAKFHFDGRRAGFFATASHRVVEMNECPLLDPLINESYLDIKDVLKSIDRPGISSFELVLSERDSKTVAIFNAHEARPLSWAGALAGARHLKGFEVRASADRSRKGKRVAIEGDITVSYSANGVDFSAPAGIFSQVNRLQNRNLAAKAIEFAALSGKETVIDLFSGAGNLTLPLARKAKEAIGVEADREAARQGIGNAARNSIENARFHAEDSVFWLKRNLNILEGEGNSVLVLDPPRGGEPNIARSLSGARPGSIVYISCSPPTLARDLSFLAGLGYRVSRAVLIDMFPRTYHIESVTGLRLAE
- the greA gene encoding transcription elongation factor GreA; protein product: MHELPIIKQLQEELQKVEKELRVDVPKELQKAAAHGDLRENAEYEAAKHRQSFLQARAAHLSARINTLSSLKLDDIPKGSAGFGSRIHLEDLSSGEESIFELVTPEEVDPRNGKISVSSPIGRALLNKKTGDEVVVDLPTGRKEYEVTELYTLHDLLFRKPDR
- a CDS encoding carbonic anhydrase family protein, with translation MMVSAGKFLISAVVALGLGFTPACLMAADKHGPHWAYEGEHGPEHWGHVSKEFKACSDGKAQSPIDLSNAAPEALSGIEFKYGPSRLNIVNNGHTVQVNYDGGSSITVDGSEYKLVQFHFHTPSEHTVDGKSYGNEMHLVHKNDKGQLAVVGVLIEEGEENAAYGAIWSNLPAKAGEERSVEVDINAGEFIPSESAYFTYAGSLTTPPCSESVKWIVLKSPVQMSAAQIKGIRDIMNKNNRPVQPLNERALKVSQ
- a CDS encoding EamA family transporter, with amino-acid sequence MDKSFIFAILAALVWGLAPAFEKVGLKGPIDPFLGVFIRTIPIAAIAVAGVFFMGRMGEVANVDLRSALFLAAGGVLAGLLGQFAFYSALKAGEASVVVPVAATYPLVALFVSVLFLGEAFTLQKLAGIALVVGGVVLLK
- a CDS encoding site-2 protease family protein — translated: MNGRGIKLLKVLGIQVSIDYTWFIIFAIFAWSLAYGYFPFTLPGLGPGTYVVMGIVSALLLFVCVLIHEISHSYTANRLGLDIREITLFIFGGVAQLTKEPEDARTELKIAIAGPAASLVLAALFWISARVVSGEAYPVLNSILAYLALINLVLLVFNMIPGFPLDGGRVFRALWWLKTGDVNRATRVASDIGKGFALFLIVAGFMQIFVGNFIGGLWFVLIGVFVRQAAESGYQQVVIKRALEGLKVRDLMSSPVITVSEEKTVSDAVENYFFKHHHASYPVTSNGHISGLLTLNNVRSVEKERWSGTRVGEVMERLGPEDSLSPDDNALDALTRMMGNNHIGRFPVLKKGELVGIISRRDIMKMLEFKTGLEK
- a CDS encoding ABC transporter ATP-binding protein; translated protein: MSAIVEVKGLTKVFNRRKKAVDGISFEMREGEILGLIGPNGAGKTTTLQMLLGLTTPTSGEIRIFGLDINTRREEILRQVNFSSSYISLPYSLTVEENLTVFSRLYGVSDRKERIRELLTVFEIIEIKDMPTRRLSSGQITRVCLCKALLNRPRVLFLDEPTASLDPDMADKTRSLLKKIKKEEGLSILYTSHNMKEMEEMCDRVIFMDKGRIIAVGDPESILREFGGRTLEEVFIKIARPGK
- a CDS encoding ABC transporter permease; amino-acid sequence: MSRRRQRILAYTMRHLYLYKRSLPRLMEILYWPVLDLLVWGFVTVYLSRQEGSVPGFVTFFIGALILWDLLFRSQQGISVSFLEDVWSRNLLNIFVSPLSATEYILSLLFLSTIKLVLTATVMVTLAWLLYAFNIFALGLTLVPLVLNLIVMGWAVGILTTSLILRFGQEAEVLAWGVALLFQPVSAVFYPVEVLPWFLRAVANYIPAAHVFEGMRFVLNTGQFPAREVAAAAALNIVYIALSVLFFYWNFSVVRRKGLLAKVGE
- a CDS encoding rhodanese-like domain-containing protein — encoded protein: MVRDLTREELKEMMDSGESFVLVNVLDPEDFEYEHICGSINIPAPTIGRDALNILNKDDTVVLYCSGPRCVASAIAADKLDSLGFSDIWRYEGGIKEWKEAGYCIEGQAYKGKAA
- a CDS encoding O-acetyl-ADP-ribose deacetylase, producing the protein MEIIVEGARLSLVKGDITLQDTDAIVNAANSRLAGGGGVDGAIHRAGGPAIMEECRKIGGCPTGSAVITTGGKLRAKFVIHAVGPIYKDGLHNEPMLLESAYRESLKLAVQNGLKSVAFPSISTGAYGYPVEAASKTALSTVLDFTMDNKNRPDLVRFVLFSDSDYDVYSRTLLSLTE